A genomic window from Nocardioides sp. BP30 includes:
- a CDS encoding small basic family protein, with protein MIAALGLVVGVVLGLIFRPDVPVGLEPYLPIAVVAALDAVFGALRAYLDGIFDDKVFVVSFVSNVVIAAGIVWMGDKLGVGGQLSTGVIVVLGIRIFSNVAAIRRHLFHA; from the coding sequence GTGATCGCAGCGCTTGGACTGGTCGTCGGGGTCGTGCTCGGACTGATCTTCCGGCCCGACGTACCGGTCGGGCTCGAGCCGTACCTGCCGATCGCCGTGGTCGCGGCGCTGGACGCCGTCTTCGGTGCGCTGCGCGCCTACCTGGACGGCATCTTCGACGACAAGGTGTTCGTGGTCTCGTTCGTGAGCAACGTCGTGATCGCTGCCGGGATCGTGTGGATGGGCGACAAGCTGGGCGTCGGCGGCCAGCTCTCCACCGGTGTGATCGTCGTGCTCGGCATCCGGATCTTCTCCAACGTGGCAGCCATCCGCAGGCACCTGTTCCATGCCTGA
- a CDS encoding CDP-alcohol phosphatidyltransferase family protein — protein sequence MHDSATRETRTDRVWTIPNALSVLRLIGIGVFAWLLLGPHQDGAAFAVLVAAGVTDYLDGYLARRLGQYSRIGELLDPLADRLYILVVVVGLALRDLMPWWVAVLLPLRDLLIWGLVPLLRTRGVRALPVHFLGKAATFNLLYAFPLLVLTDGDSTLAMLCRVLGWAFTLWGIALYWWAGILYALQTRQLLRSMPPVGAVGR from the coding sequence GTGCACGACAGCGCGACCCGCGAGACCAGGACCGATCGCGTCTGGACGATTCCCAACGCGCTCAGCGTCCTGCGACTGATCGGGATCGGCGTCTTCGCCTGGCTGTTGCTGGGCCCGCACCAGGACGGGGCGGCGTTCGCCGTCCTGGTCGCCGCCGGCGTCACCGACTACCTCGACGGCTACCTCGCGCGACGGCTGGGTCAGTACTCCCGGATCGGGGAGCTGCTCGATCCCCTCGCCGACCGGCTCTACATCCTCGTGGTCGTGGTGGGGCTCGCGTTGCGCGACCTGATGCCGTGGTGGGTGGCGGTGCTCCTCCCGCTGCGGGACCTGTTGATCTGGGGGCTGGTGCCGCTGCTGCGCACCCGTGGTGTCCGGGCGTTGCCGGTGCACTTCCTCGGCAAGGCCGCGACGTTCAACCTGCTCTACGCCTTCCCGCTGCTGGTCCTCACCGACGGCGACAGCACGCTGGCGATGCTGTGCCGCGTCCTCGGCTGGGCGTTCACCCTGTGGGGGATCGCGCTGTACTGGTGGGCGGGCATCCTCTACGCCCTGCAGACCCGGCAGCTGCTGCGCAGCATGCCGCCGGTCGGAGCCGTCGGACGATGA
- the gcvH gene encoding glycine cleavage system protein GcvH, whose amino-acid sequence MYPQDLKYTSEHEWVRTPGEHDGSVRIGITDFAQDALGDIVYVSLPEVGATVSAGATCGELESTKSVSDVYAPISGEVVAVNAGLDATPELVNDDPYGGGWLFEVVPATPDEVEGLLDAAGYEATLQA is encoded by the coding sequence CTGTACCCGCAGGACCTGAAGTACACCAGTGAGCACGAGTGGGTCCGCACGCCGGGCGAGCACGACGGATCGGTGCGCATCGGCATCACCGACTTCGCCCAGGACGCCCTCGGCGACATCGTCTACGTCTCCCTTCCGGAGGTCGGCGCCACCGTCAGCGCCGGCGCCACCTGCGGCGAGCTGGAGTCCACCAAGTCGGTCAGCGACGTCTACGCGCCCATCTCCGGCGAGGTCGTCGCGGTCAACGCGGGCCTGGACGCCACCCCCGAGCTCGTCAACGACGATCCCTACGGCGGCGGCTGGCTCTTCGAGGTCGTGCCCGCGACCCCCGACGAGGTCGAGGGCCTGCTGGATGCCGCCGGCTACGAGGCGACGCTGCAGGCCTGA
- the ftsR gene encoding transcriptional regulator FtsR: MAAEHQVAPESGERGELLNIGQVLDLLREDFPGLISIPKIRLLEQDGLIAPHRTASGYRKFSHRDVERIRYVLRMQRDHYLPKKVIAEHLDAIDRGLEPPEPGPVVPTVPTVALSSDGIPSPDSFRRTDNLRLSRKELVKIAEVSDELLRELEDARLIAAVRGYYDTDALVIAQTAKELAAFGIEPRHLRGMKAAADREVGLVQQIVAPQLRTNDPAARARAAETAAEVAALSVRLHATLVKAGLKQP; this comes from the coding sequence GTGGCAGCAGAACACCAGGTCGCCCCGGAGTCCGGTGAGAGGGGCGAGCTGCTCAACATCGGGCAGGTGCTCGACCTGCTCCGGGAGGACTTCCCGGGGCTGATCAGCATCCCCAAGATCCGGCTCCTGGAGCAGGACGGGCTGATCGCGCCGCACCGCACCGCCAGCGGCTACCGGAAGTTCTCCCACCGCGACGTGGAGCGGATCCGCTACGTGCTGCGGATGCAGCGCGACCACTACCTGCCCAAGAAGGTCATCGCGGAGCATCTGGATGCGATCGATCGCGGTCTCGAGCCGCCGGAGCCGGGTCCGGTCGTGCCGACGGTGCCCACCGTCGCCCTCTCCTCGGACGGCATCCCCAGCCCGGACTCGTTCCGCCGTACGGACAACCTCCGACTCTCGCGCAAGGAGCTGGTCAAGATCGCCGAGGTCAGCGATGAGCTGCTGCGTGAGCTCGAGGACGCCCGGCTGATCGCCGCCGTACGGGGCTACTACGACACGGACGCGCTGGTGATCGCGCAGACCGCCAAGGAGCTGGCCGCGTTCGGCATCGAGCCGCGCCACCTGCGCGGGATGAAGGCCGCGGCGGACCGCGAGGTCGGCCTGGTCCAGCAGATCGTCGCACCCCAGCTGCGGACCAACGACCCTGCCGCTCGAGCCCGCGCCGCGGAGACGGCGGCGGAGGTCGCGGCGCTGTCGGTGCGGTTGCACGCCACGCTGGTCAAGGCCGGTCTCAAGCAGCCCTAG
- a CDS encoding hemolysin family protein, with product MLTSALLLVLVLLLVAACGFFVAAEFALVTVDRTTVDQEVAAGDGTASGVQQALRTLSSNLSGAQLGITLTNLAIGWIAEPAVSGLIGPPLRSIGVGESAIAPISVVVGLVLSSIVTMVFGELVPKNIALALPMRTAKATQAPLRAFAKLNAGPIRLLNGTANTLVRRFGVEPQEELRSARSSSELTSLIQRSADEGTLDADTAELMERSVEFGTRTAGEIMTPRVRQHSLEDGDRAQAVIELARRTGHSRFPVLDEHESVVGTIHVKNAVALPVHERATTRVKHLMAKPIVVPDSLRLDPLLALLRKESFQLAIVLDEYGDQAGIVTLEDVIEEIVGDIADEHDTLGARARLRRDGTWSLSGLLRPDEVEDLTGVALPEGEEYDTVAGLVLRLLGRIPLRGDSAEVPVPDPSDPDRPGQRTAVLTVEHMDGLRIDRLSLRVVP from the coding sequence GTGCTGACCTCCGCGCTGCTGCTCGTCCTCGTGCTGCTGCTGGTTGCCGCCTGCGGCTTCTTCGTGGCCGCCGAGTTCGCCCTCGTGACGGTCGATCGTACGACCGTGGACCAGGAGGTGGCGGCCGGTGACGGCACCGCCTCCGGGGTCCAGCAGGCCCTGCGCACGCTCTCCAGCAACCTCTCGGGAGCCCAGCTCGGCATCACCCTGACGAACCTGGCCATCGGCTGGATCGCCGAGCCGGCGGTCTCGGGCCTGATCGGCCCGCCGCTGCGCTCGATCGGGGTGGGCGAGTCGGCGATCGCGCCGATCTCGGTCGTGGTCGGGCTGGTGCTCTCGAGCATCGTCACGATGGTGTTCGGCGAGCTGGTGCCCAAGAACATCGCGCTGGCCCTTCCGATGCGCACCGCGAAGGCGACGCAGGCGCCGCTGCGGGCGTTCGCGAAGCTCAACGCCGGTCCGATCCGGCTGCTCAACGGCACCGCCAACACCCTGGTGCGCCGCTTCGGTGTCGAGCCCCAGGAGGAGCTGCGCTCGGCGCGCAGCTCCAGCGAGCTGACCTCGCTGATCCAGCGTTCGGCCGACGAGGGCACGCTGGACGCCGACACCGCCGAGCTGATGGAGCGCTCGGTCGAGTTCGGCACCCGCACCGCCGGCGAGATCATGACGCCCCGGGTACGCCAGCACAGCCTCGAGGACGGTGACCGTGCGCAGGCAGTGATCGAGCTGGCCAGGCGCACCGGCCACTCCCGCTTCCCGGTGCTCGACGAGCACGAGTCGGTGGTCGGCACCATCCACGTCAAGAACGCTGTCGCGCTGCCCGTGCACGAGCGTGCGACGACCAGGGTCAAGCACCTGATGGCCAAGCCGATCGTGGTGCCGGACTCGCTGCGCCTCGACCCGCTCCTGGCGCTGCTGCGCAAGGAGAGCTTCCAGCTGGCGATCGTGCTCGACGAGTACGGCGACCAGGCCGGCATCGTGACCCTGGAGGACGTGATCGAGGAGATCGTCGGCGACATCGCCGACGAGCACGACACGCTCGGTGCCCGCGCCCGCCTGCGGCGTGACGGGACGTGGTCGCTCTCCGGTCTGCTGCGGCCCGATGAGGTGGAGGACCTGACCGGGGTGGCGCTGCCGGAGGGCGAGGAGTACGACACCGTGGCCGGTCTGGTGCTGCGGCTGCTCGGCCGGATCCCGCTGCGCGGTGACAGCGCCGAGGTGCCGGTGCCCGACCCGAGCGACCCGGACCGACCCGGGCAGCGGACAGCCGTGCTGACGGTGGAGCACATGGACGGGCTGCGGATCGACCGGCTCTCGCTGCGGGTGGTCCCGTGA
- a CDS encoding DUF881 domain-containing protein, producing the protein MSQPEQGRPEERRTWDSTAHGPMRTPAHGPVHASYSPSPGAARVAVPLLDLITRQSLDEDYQHVAERHRRETGTTSGTTSGTTSGTASAARSRSGLTIAAVLVFGLLVAVAAVQTSRNASVDNASKDQLIARINTRRAAVSSQQKQIAALRATNTRQEGSYGDLGRDLDATTSTQQALLAATGWGSVRGEGVRVTVDDAPSGGTAGQVRDSDLAGLVNGLWQAGATAVSVNGQRVTALSALRNTATVVRINDTSLSPPYTVLALGDTKKLAARFAETTSGIRLRNLTRQYGMPFSMHNESNLVLPAAPLSMLVLRHARTDHGPVEDKEKP; encoded by the coding sequence ATGAGCCAGCCGGAACAGGGACGCCCCGAGGAGCGCCGGACCTGGGACAGCACCGCCCACGGCCCGATGCGGACGCCGGCGCACGGGCCGGTGCACGCCTCCTACTCGCCCTCGCCCGGTGCCGCGAGGGTCGCCGTGCCGCTGCTGGACCTGATCACCCGCCAGTCGTTGGACGAGGACTACCAGCACGTCGCCGAACGGCATCGGCGCGAGACCGGCACCACGTCCGGCACCACGTCCGGCACCACGTCCGGCACCGCGAGCGCGGCTCGCAGTCGCAGCGGCCTGACCATCGCCGCGGTGCTGGTCTTCGGGCTGCTGGTGGCGGTGGCGGCGGTGCAGACCTCGCGCAACGCGTCGGTGGACAACGCCAGCAAGGACCAGCTGATAGCGCGGATCAACACCCGGCGCGCGGCGGTGTCCTCGCAACAGAAGCAGATCGCCGCCCTCCGCGCGACCAACACCCGCCAGGAGGGCAGCTACGGTGATCTCGGCCGCGACCTCGATGCGACGACCAGCACCCAGCAGGCGCTGCTGGCCGCGACCGGCTGGGGGAGCGTCCGCGGCGAGGGGGTGCGGGTGACGGTCGACGACGCACCCTCGGGGGGTACGGCGGGGCAGGTGCGCGACTCCGACCTGGCCGGCCTGGTCAACGGCCTGTGGCAGGCCGGCGCGACAGCCGTCTCGGTCAACGGCCAGCGCGTGACGGCGCTGAGCGCCCTGCGCAACACCGCGACGGTCGTGCGCATCAACGACACCTCGCTGTCCCCGCCGTACACGGTCCTGGCGCTGGGAGACACCAAGAAGCTGGCGGCGAGGTTCGCCGAGACCACCTCGGGGATCCGGCTGCGCAACCTCACCCGCCAGTACGGCATGCCGTTCAGCATGCACAACGAGTCGAACCTGGTCCTGCCCGCCGCGCCGCTCTCCATGTTGGTCCTGCGGCACGCGCGCACCGATCATGGTCCGGTGGAAGACAAGGAGAAGCCGTGA
- a CDS encoding bifunctional nuclease family protein, with product MREVDVLGVRVEMPSNQPLVLLREVTGERYLPIWIGAVEATAIAFAQQGVVPPRPLTHDLLKDILEATGNELAEVQIVDVKDGVFFANLVFASGVEVSARPSDSIAIALRTGARVVCADEVLAEAGVAVPAEQEDEVERFREFLDQVTPEDFESL from the coding sequence GTGCGCGAGGTAGACGTCCTGGGTGTCCGAGTCGAGATGCCCTCCAACCAGCCGCTGGTCCTCCTGCGGGAAGTGACCGGCGAGCGCTACCTGCCGATCTGGATCGGTGCGGTGGAGGCGACGGCGATCGCCTTCGCGCAACAGGGCGTGGTGCCGCCACGGCCGCTGACCCACGATCTGCTCAAGGACATCCTCGAGGCGACCGGGAACGAGCTCGCGGAGGTGCAGATCGTCGATGTGAAGGACGGCGTGTTCTTCGCCAACCTGGTCTTCGCCTCCGGGGTGGAGGTGTCGGCCCGGCCGTCGGACTCGATCGCGATCGCGCTGCGGACCGGTGCTCGGGTCGTCTGCGCGGACGAGGTGCTCGCCGAGGCCGGTGTCGCCGTACCTGCTGAGCAGGAGGACGAGGTCGAGCGGTTCCGTGAGTTCCTCGACCAGGTCACGCCGGAGGACTTCGAATCGCTGTGA
- a CDS encoding hemolysin family protein: protein MSTPLALLLALVLLLLNAFFVATEFALVSARRSQIEPQAIEGSRLARRTLEAMEDVASMIAGIQLGVTVCSVILGAVAEPAVSHVIAPLLHAVHVPEGAVHPIAFVVALALVAFLHVVLGEMVPKNITLALPERAVLVLAPIMYALVRLLRPLIVVLDATARAALRLVRVEPKHEVVSAFTREEVAAMVEESRGEGLLQQNEYDRLAGALGFTEKTVADVLLPVGSLTTVRRGASGADIEALCAATGFSRFPVEDDRVANGAGPELLGYLHIKDVLEPDEVRRQRPVEDKWIRPFATVTPTDPLHEALETLQRRGSHLARVVDLDGVTIGLATLEDVIEELVGEIRDAAHADEVPSLQE, encoded by the coding sequence GTGAGCACCCCCCTCGCGCTGCTGCTGGCGCTGGTCCTGCTGCTGCTGAACGCCTTCTTCGTCGCGACCGAGTTCGCGCTGGTCTCCGCCCGCCGCAGCCAGATCGAGCCGCAGGCCATCGAAGGCTCCCGGCTCGCCCGCCGCACGCTGGAGGCGATGGAGGACGTGGCCTCGATGATCGCCGGCATCCAGCTCGGCGTGACCGTGTGCTCGGTGATCCTGGGAGCCGTCGCCGAGCCGGCCGTGAGCCACGTGATCGCGCCGCTCCTGCACGCGGTGCACGTGCCGGAGGGCGCCGTGCACCCGATCGCCTTCGTCGTGGCGCTGGCACTGGTGGCGTTCCTGCACGTCGTGCTCGGGGAGATGGTTCCCAAGAACATCACGCTCGCGCTCCCGGAGCGGGCGGTGCTCGTGCTCGCGCCGATCATGTACGCCCTGGTGCGCCTCCTGCGCCCGCTCATCGTCGTCCTCGACGCGACCGCCCGGGCGGCCCTGCGCCTCGTGCGGGTCGAACCCAAGCACGAGGTGGTCTCCGCCTTCACCCGCGAGGAGGTGGCGGCCATGGTCGAGGAGTCGCGCGGGGAGGGGCTGCTGCAGCAGAACGAGTACGACCGGCTCGCCGGTGCTCTCGGGTTCACCGAGAAGACGGTCGCCGACGTCCTGCTGCCGGTCGGGAGCCTCACGACCGTACGGCGCGGCGCCTCCGGCGCCGACATCGAGGCGCTGTGCGCCGCGACCGGCTTCAGCCGCTTCCCGGTGGAGGACGACCGCGTCGCGAACGGTGCCGGCCCGGAGCTGCTCGGCTACCTGCACATCAAGGACGTGCTGGAGCCCGACGAGGTGCGACGCCAGCGTCCGGTCGAGGACAAGTGGATCCGACCGTTCGCCACCGTCACGCCGACCGATCCGCTGCACGAGGCCCTGGAGACCCTGCAGCGGCGCGGCTCGCACCTGGCCCGAGTGGTCGACCTCGACGGCGTCACGATCGGACTGGCGACACTCGAGGACGTGATCGAGGAGCTGGTCGGAGAGATCCGCGACGCCGCACACGCCGACGAGGTGCCGAGTCTCCAAGAGTGA
- a CDS encoding MerR family transcriptional regulator, producing the protein MNEHEREPGLGAEVSLAAEQAEEQGLLFSDDVSPLPSDQGYRGPTACNAAGITYRQLDYWARTGLIEPSIRGASGSGSQRLYSFRDILILKVIKRLLDAGISLQQIRTAVTHLRERGTDDLTRVTLMSDGASVYECTSNDEVIDLLQGGQGVFGIAIGGVWREIEGSLSELPSERAGAEEAAPVAGDELAARRAARSAV; encoded by the coding sequence GTGAACGAGCACGAACGGGAGCCCGGCCTCGGCGCCGAGGTATCCCTCGCGGCCGAGCAGGCCGAGGAGCAGGGGCTGCTCTTCAGCGACGACGTCTCGCCACTGCCGAGCGATCAGGGCTACCGCGGTCCGACCGCGTGCAATGCCGCCGGCATCACCTACCGACAGCTCGACTACTGGGCCCGCACCGGCCTCATCGAGCCGAGCATCCGCGGCGCCAGCGGGTCCGGCTCGCAGCGGCTCTACTCCTTCCGCGACATCTTGATCCTCAAGGTCATCAAGCGACTGCTCGACGCGGGCATCTCGCTGCAGCAGATCCGCACCGCCGTGACGCACCTGCGCGAGCGCGGCACCGACGACCTCACCCGCGTGACGCTGATGAGCGACGGCGCCTCGGTCTACGAGTGCACCAGCAACGACGAGGTCATCGACCTGCTCCAGGGCGGTCAGGGCGTCTTCGGCATCGCGATCGGCGGCGTGTGGCGCGAGATCGAGGGCAGTCTCTCCGAGCTGCCGAGCGAGCGTGCCGGCGCCGAGGAGGCCGCGCCGGTCGCGGGCGACGAGCTCGCCGCGCGCCGCGCCGCCCGTTCGGCTGTCTGA
- a CDS encoding FHA domain-containing protein, whose translation MTCPACGNQNPADARFCSQCGTALAAPAAPSDSTATIQIGDARSDTSERVLNPVDAAAVDGLPPGSALLVVQRGPGSGSRFLLDKDTVYAGRHPDSDIFLDDVTVSRRHAEFDRSGESFTVADVGSLNGTYVNRDRIDKVVLNDGDEVQIGKYRLVYYAGHAEA comes from the coding sequence ATGACCTGCCCCGCCTGCGGGAACCAGAACCCCGCCGACGCGCGGTTCTGCTCCCAGTGCGGTACGGCGCTGGCCGCGCCCGCGGCCCCGTCGGACAGCACCGCGACCATCCAGATCGGCGATGCCCGCTCCGACACCTCGGAGCGGGTCCTCAACCCGGTCGACGCCGCCGCCGTGGACGGCCTGCCTCCGGGCAGCGCCCTGCTGGTCGTCCAGCGGGGCCCCGGGTCGGGCAGCCGGTTCCTGCTGGACAAGGACACCGTCTACGCCGGCCGGCACCCGGACAGCGACATCTTCCTCGACGACGTCACCGTCTCGCGCCGGCACGCCGAGTTCGACCGCTCGGGTGAGAGCTTCACCGTCGCGGACGTGGGCAGTCTCAACGGCACCTACGTGAACCGCGACCGGATCGACAAGGTCGTGCTCAACGACGGCGACGAGGTCCAGATCGGCAAGTACCGGCTGGTCTACTACGCCGGGCACGCCGAGGCCTGA
- a CDS encoding spermidine synthase, whose product MNASMEIVPADRSDAFLLRMDGMDQSYVDLADPSRLVFDYVRRIGDVIDAHSLSGDPLRVLHVGGAGLTLPRYVAATRPRSAQVVLEPDADLVDRVRAELPLPVRSGIKVRIVDGRSGLAAVRDGSQDLVVVDAFAEGRMPADLTTATFFAEVRRVLAQDGRLVANLGDAAPFPHARRVIAGIRQSLPELVVTAEAATLRGRRQGNLVVVAGHLGGAEIAVALEAAAARAGAPYRVLDGRAVSDTLGGGVPFVDADAESGPAPVSGR is encoded by the coding sequence GTGAACGCGTCGATGGAGATCGTGCCGGCGGACCGCTCCGACGCCTTCCTGCTGCGGATGGACGGCATGGACCAGTCCTACGTGGACCTCGCGGATCCGAGTCGGCTCGTCTTCGACTACGTCCGCCGCATCGGTGACGTCATCGACGCCCACAGCCTGAGCGGCGACCCCCTGCGCGTCCTGCACGTCGGCGGCGCGGGACTCACCCTGCCGCGCTACGTCGCCGCCACCCGCCCCCGGTCGGCGCAGGTGGTGCTGGAGCCGGACGCCGACCTGGTCGATCGGGTCCGTGCGGAGCTGCCGCTGCCTGTGCGCAGCGGGATCAAGGTGCGGATCGTCGACGGCCGCAGCGGTCTGGCAGCTGTTCGCGACGGATCGCAGGACCTGGTGGTGGTGGACGCCTTCGCCGAGGGCAGGATGCCGGCGGACCTGACCACCGCCACCTTCTTCGCCGAGGTCCGACGGGTGCTCGCGCAGGACGGCCGACTGGTGGCCAACCTCGGCGACGCGGCACCGTTCCCGCACGCTCGCCGCGTGATCGCCGGCATCCGACAGTCGTTGCCCGAGCTGGTCGTCACCGCCGAGGCGGCGACGCTGCGCGGTCGACGGCAGGGCAACCTGGTCGTCGTCGCCGGGCACCTGGGCGGCGCCGAGATCGCCGTCGCCCTCGAGGCCGCGGCGGCGCGCGCGGGCGCGCCGTACCGGGTGCTGGACGGGCGTGCGGTCAGCGACACCCTCGGTGGCGGGGTGCCCTTCGTCGACGCGGACGCCGAGTCCGGCCCGGCTCCGGTCAGCGGCCGATAG
- a CDS encoding DUF881 domain-containing protein produces MPEPTAPQDSTGHDTGHDTGHDTGTSGRQRLLDALTHARRGQVVVAVLLAVVGFGAVTQVNSNDHDSTYAGYREQDLIDVLNGLAGTSQRAQSELSRLQQTRAKLSSATEKRQAALDQAQSQVDTLKILAGQVPVTGPGIQVTIEETTDHVNVDDFLDLVEELRSAGAEALQVNGKVRLIASSSFEQGADGLYVDHQLLTPPYTIDAIGEPATLAGAVTFARGPEDEFAEDGATVKVSQQTTLDITAVRKTQ; encoded by the coding sequence ATGCCTGAGCCGACAGCGCCGCAGGACAGCACCGGGCACGACACCGGGCACGACACCGGGCACGACACCGGGACGAGCGGCCGGCAGCGACTGCTCGACGCGCTCACCCACGCCCGTCGAGGCCAGGTCGTGGTGGCGGTGCTGCTCGCCGTGGTCGGCTTCGGTGCGGTGACCCAGGTGAACAGCAACGACCACGACTCGACCTACGCGGGCTACCGCGAGCAGGACCTGATCGACGTGCTCAACGGCCTGGCCGGCACGAGCCAGCGAGCCCAGTCCGAGCTGAGCCGGCTGCAGCAGACCCGCGCCAAGCTCAGCTCCGCCACGGAGAAGCGCCAGGCCGCGCTCGACCAGGCGCAGAGCCAGGTCGACACGCTCAAGATCCTGGCCGGCCAGGTGCCGGTGACCGGTCCGGGCATCCAGGTCACCATCGAGGAGACCACCGACCACGTCAACGTGGACGACTTCCTCGACCTCGTCGAGGAGCTCCGATCGGCGGGGGCCGAGGCGCTGCAGGTCAACGGCAAGGTCCGGCTGATCGCGTCCTCCTCCTTCGAGCAGGGTGCGGACGGCCTGTACGTCGACCACCAGCTGCTGACCCCGCCGTACACGATCGACGCCATCGGCGAGCCCGCGACGCTCGCCGGGGCGGTGACCTTCGCCCGGGGGCCGGAGGACGAGTTCGCCGAGGACGGGGCCACCGTGAAGGTGAGCCAGCAGACCACCCTGGACATCACGGCGGTCCGCAAGACGCAGTAG